In Caloramator sp. E03, the sequence TTATCCACACATTCTAAAACATCCTTACCAAGAATGTTAAAAAGGCTTTTCCTATTAATTTCATCAGTAACTCCGCTAATATACTTGCTAAAATATCTTGTGATATCTTTTTCAAGTATATTTTCAATATTAATGTCAGAAATACCTTTGGATTTTAATTCATCTAACTTTTGCTCTATAATTTCATATATGCTGTTGTTATCATTGCTATCAATATAAGGAATATTATCTCCTGAATTGGAAAACTTAAAAAACTCTATATCTTCTCCTACAAGTTTATTCCACATTATCCTGTGTTCTTTTTCTTTATATAGCCCTTCCCTTATATAACTTGGAAGAGACCCACTATAAATTCTAACATCAGGTCTTATATTTGTTAAAAATTCAGAATATGCCTTTGCACAAACAAGCTGAATATCGCTTTTGAGCTGACCTATATTATTTGGACAATCATAAGACAGAAAAGCTCTTATTGTATTTAGTGATACATATATATCTCTGTTTAAACGCATACTTTCGTGTTTAAAGAAGCTTTTTATAAGGAAAAGACGTTCTTCTAAGGTTCTATTTTTTAGGGATGGTATATTTATAATCATAGGAATTCTTCTTGTGAAGGTTTTTAATAAAACTGAATCGGGATTTTCAGTAGTGGCAGCTATAATTAAAACATCTGATGTTCTATTCTCATTATCTCCTATACGTCTAAAATAACCAGTATCAAGGTACATAAAAAGAGCTTCCTGGCCTTCAGGTGGCAGCCTATGAACTTCATCAAGAAAAAGTATACCCCCATTTGCTTTTTCAATAAGACCTGTTTTATTTTCTTCAGCTCCAGTATAAGCCCCCTTTTTCACTCCGAAAATCTGGGAAGTAAGGAGCTGAGGATTGTTGCTGTAATCTGCACAGTTAAAAATAATAAATGGAGAGTTTTCATTTTTTACTTTCATTTCAATGGCATATTCATGCATTAATGAAGCAAACATAGATTTCCCAACGCCAGATTCTCCAAGTATCAAACAATTCATTCCTTTAGGAGGATAAAGTATTGCTGCTTTCATTTGTTCTACTGCTTGTTTTAAACTTATATTATTTTTCACAAACTCATCTATTTTAGAACTCTTTAATGTAGTGTTTTGGTCTTTTGAAACAAAATATAGAACAGGTCGTCCAGAGGATTTATATACTTTTCCTTCCTTACATAGATTATTAAGCTCATGGCTTACATTAGCCCTGCTTATATTTAAAATTGATGAAATAGTTTGTGCATCAAGTCCTGTTCCTTCAGGTTGATTAAGTAAATATG encodes:
- a CDS encoding sigma-54-dependent transcriptional regulator; this encodes MNRKEKIYTYLLNQPEGTGLDAQTISSILNISRANVSHELNNLCKEGKVYKSSGRPVLYFVSKDQNTTLKSSKIDEFVKNNISLKQAVEQMKAAILYPPKGMNCLILGESGVGKSMFASLMHEYAIEMKVKNENSPFIIFNCADYSNNPQLLTSQIFGVKKGAYTGAEENKTGLIEKANGGILFLDEVHRLPPEGQEALFMYLDTGYFRRIGDNENRTSDVLIIAATTENPDSVLLKTFTRRIPMIINIPSLKNRTLEERLFLIKSFFKHESMRLNRDIYVSLNTIRAFLSYDCPNNIGQLKSDIQLVCAKAYSEFLTNIRPDVRIYSGSLPSYIREGLYKEKEHRIMWNKLVGEDIEFFKFSNSGDNIPYIDSNDNNSIYEIIEQKLDELKSKGISDINIENILEKDITRYFSKYISGVTDEINRKSLFNILGKDVLECVDKVVYFMSMSSKINISSNMYIALALHIDTLIKRVNTNKSIVNPQINKIKQLYPKEFKIALEAKRIIEDFIHHPIPDDEAGYLAIFLLPEEKYGQKLFEKVKIILIAHGESTATSMADVSNKLLGEDYVIGINAPIEINPLKILDELRKVIKENFCTSGYLILVDMGSLTTFGEIIEKEFNVPVKVIPLVSTLHVLEATRKALLGFSLDDIYKEVLSVNSQMELNRNLREPNNNKNKFAIITACLTGEGGSVALKSFLNKNLKFDKDIFEIIPLNCIDVKYFTQQIKKYRKKRKYFLLSLLLKLIWI